A single window of Sporosarcina sp. 6E9 DNA harbors:
- a CDS encoding glycohydrolase toxin TNT-related protein, which translates to MDVKYVPADWEKMKSSIGNLIGLGVYGKGMIDDLKDISSNLEDAESAIAKYDSDGVISFKHTDRAKTYQSLFEDFKVLHRFTGKVGDIVDRTIDQPFYEDIDAFVAEVQQLSISNYKTKNRIGVTKIVHLPGSYESTEVLKTEVGLDDLFSGDSFYAEQMKLEYEAWKQLNADQDITREEYQMGILNTRAFGYESIRDTQENKEFWVNIAALVVIVGVAIVCPPAGLALGAVYGSLELKSAISGEDWVSGRELGTTERWLRGALSPLDLVPGAVGIKRFSGAVRTANLGGDLGQLGVKSSVKASLQTSLKHVDDMVVTAGKQATTRLKSAGAAIKDTSKEVQVQLLKRGVDAGKLADTSVTAVKNIFPNRQMGLATDQLGTVHIPAENTHFLENAIKDKLRKIEGLNVDGKVGSGTGRHLDDLLKQTKCSSTDLHNYLKNIDAKLADEYVKTGKWPVEVQVPKDSRVLTSDGKIDWSQVPNDGFKLDKLSEPIKDSYVPKVGEVIDRYGPSDGRFTSPVDGGTPFSYDQRSLPYIEDASKYHQYEITGDFSNIKSYYDASPRIELRNDIDDYMNFWGLSFDDLKIQKGEIAPGFGAVGGGIQYQLPLPTSMLEGLGLLKSL; encoded by the coding sequence ATGGATGTAAAATATGTCCCGGCAGACTGGGAAAAGATGAAATCAAGTATCGGTAATCTTATTGGGCTAGGCGTGTATGGAAAAGGTATGATTGACGATTTAAAAGATATTAGTTCCAATTTAGAGGACGCTGAATCGGCGATCGCAAAATATGACAGTGACGGCGTCATATCATTCAAACATACGGATAGGGCAAAAACCTATCAAAGTTTATTTGAAGATTTTAAGGTCCTGCATCGGTTTACCGGGAAGGTCGGCGATATCGTTGACCGGACAATTGATCAGCCGTTCTATGAAGATATTGACGCGTTCGTTGCAGAAGTGCAGCAATTATCCATTTCGAATTACAAGACAAAAAATCGAATTGGTGTCACGAAAATCGTTCATCTTCCAGGCTCGTATGAATCAACGGAAGTACTCAAAACAGAGGTTGGTTTGGATGATTTGTTTAGTGGTGATAGCTTTTACGCTGAACAAATGAAATTGGAATACGAAGCGTGGAAACAACTGAATGCTGATCAGGATATCACGCGAGAAGAGTACCAAATGGGAATATTAAACACGCGAGCTTTTGGCTATGAATCAATTCGGGACACACAAGAAAACAAAGAGTTTTGGGTAAATATTGCGGCACTCGTAGTCATTGTAGGCGTCGCAATCGTTTGTCCGCCAGCTGGATTGGCTTTGGGCGCAGTGTATGGTTCATTAGAATTGAAATCCGCCATATCCGGGGAAGACTGGGTATCTGGTCGAGAGTTAGGAACAACAGAACGTTGGTTAAGGGGTGCGCTCAGTCCGTTAGATCTTGTTCCCGGGGCTGTGGGAATTAAACGATTTAGTGGTGCAGTTAGAACCGCCAACCTAGGTGGAGACCTTGGACAGCTGGGGGTAAAGTCCAGTGTGAAAGCCAGTCTCCAAACTAGCCTGAAACATGTGGATGACATGGTCGTAACTGCGGGGAAACAAGCGACTACACGTTTGAAAAGTGCGGGAGCAGCGATAAAAGATACATCCAAAGAAGTGCAAGTCCAATTGTTAAAACGTGGGGTAGATGCTGGAAAACTAGCAGATACCAGCGTAACCGCTGTCAAAAACATTTTCCCGAACCGCCAAATGGGACTAGCAACAGACCAACTCGGTACCGTGCATATTCCCGCTGAGAACACGCATTTCTTGGAGAATGCCATAAAGGATAAGTTACGCAAGATTGAGGGCTTGAATGTTGATGGTAAGGTAGGAAGCGGAACTGGGAGGCATTTGGATGATCTGTTGAAACAAACAAAATGCTCTAGTACGGACTTGCATAACTATTTAAAGAATATTGACGCTAAATTAGCAGATGAATATGTAAAAACAGGAAAATGGCCTGTCGAAGTACAAGTTCCGAAGGATTCGAGAGTTTTAACATCTGATGGTAAAATAGATTGGTCTCAAGTGCCTAACGACGGGTTTAAACTAGATAAATTAAGTGAACCAATTAAGGATTCATACGTTCCAAAAGTTGGGGAAGTTATTGATAGATATGGTCCATCTGATGGCAGATTTACCTCACCAGTTGATGGTGGTACTCCATTTTCATATGACCAGCGCTCCTTGCCATATATAGAAGACGCTTCTAAATACCATCAATATGAAATTACAGGAGATTTTAGCAACATAAAAAGTTATTATGATGCGAGTCCGAGGATTGAACTTCGGAATGACATTGATGACTATATGAATTTTTGGGGTTTATCATTCGATGACCTGAAGATACAAAAAGGAGAAATTGCACCAGGGTTCGGTGCTGTAGGTGGAGGAATTCAATATCAATTACCTTTACCAACAAGTATGTTAGAGGGTCTGGGGTTATTAAAATCACTTTAG
- a CDS encoding DUF4176 domain-containing protein, translating into MIISRGILFDENNFKDYGAVLLPIGLSKDGYKLFDATDIEIVKFRGYVNRTESEFEEKFKIWRNDFAKRVDEVRENSPE; encoded by the coding sequence ATGATAATTAGTAGGGGAATTTTATTCGATGAAAATAACTTCAAGGACTATGGTGCCGTATTACTACCAATAGGATTGTCGAAAGACGGATATAAATTATTTGATGCAACTGATATTGAGATAGTTAAATTCCGTGGTTATGTAAATCGAACAGAGTCAGAATTCGAAGAGAAGTTCAAGATTTGGAGAAATGACTTTGCAAAAAGAGTGGACGAAGTAAGAGAGAATAGCCCCGAATAA
- a CDS encoding Imm59 family immunity protein, translating to MKYEEVKRILVEKGLTNYKLFEAPNYEPNNVGIIKNGSDYEVFATSERGTPAGIKKFKTQEEALDNFISRVESLNRLIAKNPNLFL from the coding sequence ATGAAATACGAAGAAGTGAAAAGAATTCTTGTTGAAAAAGGACTAACAAATTATAAACTTTTTGAAGCACCAAATTATGAGCCGAATAATGTTGGAATTATAAAAAATGGATCTGATTACGAAGTGTTTGCGACATCGGAGCGTGGAACTCCAGCGGGGATTAAGAAGTTTAAAACTCAAGAAGAAGCATTAGATAATTTCATTTCAAGAGTAGAATCATTAAATAGGTTAATAGCAAAAAATCCAAACTTATTTTTGTAG
- the bamE gene encoding outer membrane protein assembly factor BamE, with translation MKKVLISLMLIALSLAIVACSNKEGVVTEEKFNALEDGMTKDEVIELFGEPLEEKGNQWTYDLLKDDRTSALNIFFNGDELAGYTTGSK, from the coding sequence ATGAAGAAAGTACTAATTTCCCTTATGTTAATTGCTTTATCACTCGCCATTGTGGCCTGTAGCAATAAAGAAGGCGTAGTTACAGAGGAAAAGTTCAATGCATTGGAAGATGGGATGACGAAAGACGAAGTTATTGAGTTGTTTGGTGAGCCATTAGAAGAAAAGGGTAATCAGTGGACTTACGATCTTTTGAAGGATGATAGAACTAGTGCGTTGAACATCTTTTTTAATGGAGATGAGCTAGCGGGATATACCACTGGATCAAAATAA